Proteins from one Thermostichus vulcanus str. 'Rupite' genomic window:
- a CDS encoding V4R domain-containing protein: MTTSTSRPDPRPAVTMPTGREKHSHYSYRDFFRFNRDQGTIIDWNNTQNLLLSEDFIVGLQTGLEREVGDASAAVMYTIGMDWGTRDSVYFSQWYEREYGIGVKQSNLLFLLETWWWPFTAQGWGKWEVETESKQKGFLFINLFDSMVARTLGDVGKPVCHLYAGLFAGFFTAMTSRELGCIEIQCYAMGETYCKFLLGGQERIDAANFWIAEGASAREIEHRLHQL; this comes from the coding sequence ATGACCACCTCTACCTCTCGACCCGATCCCCGTCCCGCGGTCACAATGCCCACTGGTCGTGAAAAACATTCCCACTACAGTTACCGAGATTTCTTTCGATTTAATCGAGACCAAGGCACAATTATCGATTGGAATAACACTCAAAATCTCCTGCTTAGCGAAGACTTTATCGTTGGCCTGCAGACGGGCTTGGAACGGGAAGTGGGGGATGCCTCTGCCGCTGTTATGTACACCATTGGCATGGATTGGGGCACTCGGGATTCTGTGTATTTCTCCCAATGGTACGAACGGGAATATGGGATCGGGGTGAAGCAATCTAACCTACTCTTTCTGCTGGAAACCTGGTGGTGGCCCTTTACCGCCCAAGGTTGGGGTAAGTGGGAAGTGGAAACAGAATCCAAGCAAAAGGGATTTTTGTTTATCAACCTATTCGACTCGATGGTGGCCCGCACGCTTGGGGATGTGGGCAAACCTGTCTGCCATCTCTATGCCGGTTTGTTTGCTGGGTTCTTCACTGCCATGACCTCCAGAGAGCTAGGCTGCATCGAGATCCAGTGCTACGCCATGGGAGAAACCTACTGCAAATTCCTCCTGGGTGGGCAAGAGCGAATTGATGCTGCCAATTTCTGGATTGCGGAAGGAGCAAGCGCACGCGAGATCGAACATCGTTTGCACCAATTGTGA
- a CDS encoding 2Fe-2S iron-sulfur cluster-binding protein, which yields MVKQIRLEPLSRISEVDTYSNLLSAILSEDLHVSRECNGRGICATCHIYVKEGLDSLTPMTPRESKTLEVITSAKTNSRLACQARVISDGVVVELPPGMYVNSLQDVEVLIGRRAEQDLLHPRTGKVLVEQGKVITRSTVKQLENEDFHLIGSTLAQTREV from the coding sequence ATGGTTAAACAAATTCGACTGGAGCCTCTGTCCCGTATCTCCGAGGTAGATACCTATAGCAACTTGCTATCAGCTATTCTTTCGGAGGATTTGCACGTTTCGCGAGAATGTAATGGTCGCGGCATTTGTGCCACCTGCCACATCTATGTCAAAGAGGGTCTAGACAGTTTGACGCCAATGACCCCGCGCGAGTCGAAAACACTTGAAGTGATCACCAGCGCCAAAACCAATTCGCGTCTTGCCTGTCAAGCCAGAGTGATTTCTGATGGCGTGGTGGTGGAACTGCCGCCAGGGATGTACGTAAACTCCCTACAAGATGTGGAAGTTCTTATCGGCAGACGAGCAGAACAAGACTTGCTTCATCCCCGCACAGGGAAAGTTTTGGTCGAGCAAGGTAAAGTCATTACCCGTTCTACCGTAAAGCAACTGGAAAATGAAGATTTCCACCTAATTGGTAGCACCCTAGCACAAACTCGGGAAGTTTGA